From Chloracidobacterium thermophilum B:
ATTCTCCTGAATTTCCTTGAAAATCTCCTCTGCCCGTGGCTGAAGCATTTCGCAGAGCACCTGCCGCGAAAGCATCCGCGACCGCCCGCCAGAAGCAGTAACTTCAAGCTGTTCCTGTCGCTCGTTGGGGTGCAGAAGCGAAGAGAAAACGCATCCAAAAGTCTGTTTGATGCGTTCAGCTTCGGGAACCGGTGAACGAAGCCCAACCGCAATGTCGTTGGTGAAATGCGTGCCCCCGATACCGAACATCGCCGTGTGGCGCACCGCCCCGCGTTGGAAGACCGCAAGGCTGGTGATTTCACCACCAATATCAACGATGGCCGTACCATATTCACGTTCTTCTTCGGTGAGGGTGGCTGTCGCAGCCGCAAGGGAACCAAGGGTGAGGTCTTCGACAATGATACCCAGCCGGTTGGCGCTTGTCACGATGTTTTGCGATGCCGTGACCGGCGAAGTCACGATATGTACGGAAACTTCGAGCCGCATCCCCAACATACCGAGGGGATCGCCAATTCCATCCTGTTCGTCCACCACAAACTCCTGGGGCAGGACCTCGACGATACCCCGGTCTGAGGGCAGGTTGACGGCACTGGCCTGTTCGATAACCCGCTGGATGTCCGTGCCTGTAATCTGCCGGTTGCGGCTCGACACCGCCACCACGCCATGCCCGTTGAGACCGCGCACATGTAGTCCTGACAGGCTGGCATGAACCGAAGCAATTTCAAAGCC
This genomic window contains:
- the ftsA gene encoding cell division protein FtsA — its product is MARATPYLASLDLGSTRTRMVIATPVPDRARWTVAGYADVPSKGIRKGVVVSIEQAEETIRQCLTEAEKMAGFEIASVHASLSGLHVRGLNGHGVVAVSSRNRQITGTDIQRVIEQASAVNLPSDRGIVEVLPQEFVVDEQDGIGDPLGMLGMRLEVSVHIVTSPVTASQNIVTSANRLGIIVEDLTLGSLAAATATLTEEEREYGTAIVDIGGEITSLAVFQRGAVRHTAMFGIGGTHFTNDIAVGLRSPVPEAERIKQTFGCVFSSLLHPNERQEQLEVTASGGRSRMLSRQVLCEMLQPRAEEIFKEIQENLQKAGFEKKLSSGLVLTGGGSLLSGIPELAERMLDLPVRIGVPMGLDGLNEELRRAEWSTAIGLILSSIRPRANHYLRQRETSWRHWLAGIKSFFSSPNSAR